CGGGACCGTCCGCAGCGACGCCTGCAGGGCTTCCTCGGTCAGGTCGTTGTCGACGATCTGACCGGCGAGGTACGCGTCGTACGCCGCGAGGTCGAGCATGCCGTGTCCGCACAGCGCGGTGAGGATGACCTTCTCTTCGCCGGAATCCTTGCAGGACAAGGCTTCCCGGACACATGCGGCAAGCGCGTGCGTGGGCTCGGGTGCCGACACGATGCCTTCGGCGCGGGCGAACTGCACGGCCGCGGCGAAGCACTCGCGCTGCGGGATGGCGACCGCCTCGAGCAGACCGAGCTCGTAGATGTGACTCGTGAGCGGCGCCATGCCGTGGTACCGCAGGCCGCCGGCGTGGATCGGGTCGGGGACGAAGTCGTGCCCGAGCGTGTGCATCTTCAGCAGCGGCGTCAGCCCGCTGGTGTCGCCGAAGTCGTACTCGTACGTGCCACGGGTCAACGACGGGCACGCCGCCGGCTCGACCGCACGGATCACCGGTGACATCCGCCCGGCGAGCTTCTCCTGGATGAACGGGAAGGTGAGGCCGCCGAAGTTCGAGCCACCACCGGTGCAGCCGACGATCAGGTCGGGCATCTCGCCGGCCCGTTCGAACTGCAGCAGCGCCTCCTCGCCGATCACCGTCTGGTGCATCAGTACGTGGTTGAGGACGCTGCCGAGCGAATACCTGGTGTCGTCGGCCTGCCCGGCGACCTCGACCGCCTCGGAGATGGCCAGCCCCAGGCTGCCCGGATGGTCGTCGGGGAACGCCCGGCCGGACTCGGTGAGGCGCGAAGGCGACCGGTGCACGGTGGCGCCGTACGTCTCCATCATCATGCGGCGGTACGGCTTCTGGTCGTAGCTCGCACCGACCTGCCACACCTCGCACTCGAGGTCGAACAGCGCGCAGGCGAACGCGAGCGCCGTGCCCCACTGGCCGGCGCCGGTCTCCGTGGTCAGCTTCCGCACGCCCGCCTGCGCGTTGTAGAACGCCTGCGGCACCGACGTGTTCGGCTTGTGCGAGCCGGCGGGGGAGACGCCCTCGTACTTGTAGTAGATGTGCGCGGGCGTGCCGAGTGCCGCCTCCAGGCGGTGGGCGCGGTACAGCGGCGACGGCCGCCACAGCCGGTACGCGTCCTGCACCTCGGCGGGGATGTCGACGTACCTGTCGGTGGTGACCTCCTGCGCGATCAGGTCCATCGGGAACAGCGGCGTCAGCGCGTCCGGGTCGATCGGTTCGCGGGTGCCCGGATGCAGCGGCGGTGGGGGCGGCTCGGGCAGGTCGGCGCACAGGTTGTACCACCTGGTCGGCAACTCGGACTCGTCCAGGACGAACTTGTGCTGATGGACGGTGCTCACGACAACCTCCCGACACCCACGGCGAGTGGTCGTCCCATCTTCACTCCAACCGCCGCTCCCGTCGACCCACGCTCTGGTCAGCTGGCGTCCGGTGCGTAGACGAGGTGCAGGACGCCGGTCTGGAAGGTCTTCGAGCTGAGCAGCTTCAGCGGCTGGGTCGGGGTGTCCTCGAACAGCCGTTGGCCGTGGCCGACGGCGATCGGGTGGACGAGCAGGTTCAGCTCGTCGAGCAGCCCGTTGGCGAGCAGCCAGCGAGCGGTCGTCGCGCAGCCGGACATCTGGATGTCGCCTGTTGTCCGTTCCTTGACCTCGCGCAAACCGGTGGCCACGTCGCCGGAGATGATCGTGGTGTTGTTCCAGTCCGCCTGTTGCAGGGTGTTCGACAGGACGTACTTGTCGATGTCGTTGATGAACGTGGCGAAGTCCTGGTCCGCGTCCGCCGCCGGCCAGTACTCGGCCCACTCCTCGTACAGCTTGCGGCCCATCAGGAACGCCCCAGCGGACTCCATGCCGACCCCGATCGCGGCGCCCATCTCGTCGTTGAAGTACGGGAAATGCCACTGGTCCGGCGACTCGACAACCGTCCAGCGAGATGAAGAAGTTCGAGACGATCTTGCCCATTGGTCTGCTCCTCGGCCTCGGGGGTTTCGCAAGGTAGACCGCAACGGACGCAGGAACTCATCGCTGCGCGGAGAACCTCGTGAGCTCGCCGACCACCTCGTCGTGCAGATGAGTCTCACCCAGCGCATAGCGGCGCCGAACTTGCGCGGACTGGCCGAGCTGTTTCCACGATGGCGGCGGTCGTCGTGCCGTTGCTGGCCGCGTCCTCCTCGGTGACGACCGTGGGGACGCCGAGCGATCGGGAGACCGCGGTGACCCATGCGGCTGTCTGGAATGCCGCGTCGAGCGCGGCTCTGTCGATGTCGCGTCGGTCCGGCCCGTAGAAGTCGGACTGCATGTCGATGACGAGCAGGTACGAGTCGGTGACGTCGAGGAAGGTCATCGTCGAGGGCCCTTTCAGTCGGTCTGGAGTCGGGAGCGCAGGTACCTCGTGGCGATTTCGTGTGCACGCGCGGGGCTGATCGCCGTGCCGTGACCCGGGTAGACGACGTCGCAGGCCGTGGTTGACAGGCGCTGCATCGTCGAGCGGTACTGCGACACGTCCGATCCGGCGACGGTGTCTAGCACGCCGTCGTAGAGTGCGTCGCCGCTGAACAGCGTTCCCGCGTGCTCGTCCAGCAGGCCGATGCTTCCCGGCGAGTGTCCCGGTAGATGGACGACGGTGAGCTGCCTGTCGCCGAGGTCTATCCGGTCGCCTTCCTGCACGGTTCGTGTTACGGCGGCTGGGCGGATCGCGAAGGCGGCGGGATCGAAACCGGGAGACGGGTAGGTTTCGACCGGCACCTCGGGCAGGGCTGCGATGAAGTCGGCGTCGGCGATACCGAGCAGGGCGAAGAGCTCGCGGGCGAACAGGCTCGTGGGTCCTGGACGCTCGACCATGTCGGCCTCGGCCGGATGGACGGCGACGTCGGCGAACTCGTACGCGCCGCCCGAGTGGTCGAGGTGCGTATGGGTGACCACGAGCATCGGGTCCCTGTCGAAGAGACCGGGAAGGTTCGCGCGCAACGACACAAGCCCGAGCCCGGCGTCGACGAAGACGTCTCGGTCGGTGCCGCATACCACGCGTTGGCCTGCAGGAGCGGGTCGACGAGCGGCTCGAAGATGCGGGTCACGGCCGGAGTGACTCGTTCCGTCCTGAACCAGCGGCTGTCGCACACGAGGCCACCTATTTTGGCCACACATTTAATACGCTGCCTATCGTGAAGTCAACGGCAGCGAAGAGGACACGTAAGGAACCGGCCCAACGGCGAGCGGAAATCATCGAGGTCGCGGTCGCCCTGGCCGACGAGATCGGGTTGGACCGGCTGACCGGGCGCGACATTGCCGCGCGAATGGGTGTCGCGCCGGGCCTGCTGCACCATTACTTCCCGCAAATCGACGACCTCATCGTCGAAGCCTTCCGGCACGTGGTGACGACCGACATCGAACAGCTGGCCGATGGCCTCGACGACCTGCCGGCGACCGAAGCGCTCACCGAGTTCCGCACGCGCTCCCTGGCGCGGCGCCGGGAAGCGGTCCTCGCGCTGTGGATGAGCGCATGGGTAACGGCCAGTCGGCGTCCAAAGCTCGCGCGCGAGGTCGACCGTCAGATGGCGGCCGGAGTCGACCTCCTGGCCCGCGTGATCGACAAGGGCAGGCGGGCTCGGGAGTTCGCCACCGACGACAGTGCGCAGAGCGCCTGGCGGATCCTCGTCACGCTAGCCGGCATCGCAGTCCAGCGCTCGATTCGCCCGGCGACGCAGCGCGCCGACGATCTGAGCCATGTGGTCAGGGAGGTAGCGGAACGCGAGCTGGATCTGTCCGCGGGAACGCTGGCAAACGACACGCGCGAGTGAGAGGCGCCCTGCAGTGCCAGGGTAGGCATTGCATGGCTGCGGTGCCTCAGGCACGATGCCGCCCTACAGGTCACGCTTGCCAGCGTCCGAGCCACTCGGCGGCACCGGTTGTGGTGGTCGCTAGTCGCCGGTGACGGTGCGGCCGAGCGAACGGTGACCGGCCTGGGTGGGGCTGAAGGCGAGGTCGAATGCCACGGGTGCGGCGATCGCCAGGGCGTGCAGCGGTTGGGCGGGGCGGGCGTGCAGCTGGAGTACGTAGCAGCCGAGCACCCGCCCCGGACCAAACGCTCCCGGTTGCGCGTAGCCGCCGAGCTTGTGCACGCGGCCGATCGGGGTCTTGGCGGCGTCGGTGAGGGTGAACCCGAGCAGCCGCGTGTTGTCGGAGACGAGCTCGCCGAGGTCGCGGCCGCCGGCCTGCAGGCCGAGCCTGACCTTGCCCATGACGTTCTTCTGTTGCAAGACACCGATCTCGCCGCCTGCGGGGGCGGTCAGCGTGACCTTGCTCTTCCACACCTTCTTGTGCGCGAGCCGCGCCCAGGGCGTTCCGTACGGGTCGAAGAACGCGATCCGGTCGGTGTTCGCGTGGTCCATCAGCTCGCCGAAGGAGTTCTCTGCCGGGTCGAGCTGCTCTGCGGTCAGCTCGTGGCAGCGCCCGACGACCATGCCGGCCGGGCTGAGGATGCTGTACCGGAGTCCGTCTGCGAGGTCGGTGACCCACTGGTACAGGATCAGCAGCGGCTCACCGAACAGTGTGCCGTCGCCTGCGCCGACCGGCTGAACCCGCGCATGGGCGAGGATCTCCCGGATCTGTGCGTCCTCGAGGCGGTCGGGATACATGCCGACAATATATCGGCTGCGGGCAGAAAATTGGTCCGCACAACCACGCCCTGGCGACGACGGCCGCCGGGAGCGTTACCCACCGGATCGTTTCTCGACCTTCGAGCCATGGGGTCGCCGATGCTGTGGGGTGCACGTCCGGTCTTCGCGACCTTGTCCGCGTTCGTCATGCTGGTGGCCACGTTGACGGTCACGACGTCGGCTTCGGCTGCCCAACGGGACAACGTCCGGGTGTCCATCGCCAACGTCGAGGGCAGCCGCATGCCGCCGGTGGGCAAGTTCCTCGGCAACCGGAAGCCGCACGTCATGGTGCTCACTGAGGTGTACAAGGCGCGCAAGCACCTGAGAGCCGTCGCCGACCGCAAGGGCTACCGGCTGCGGCAGTACACCACGCAAGTGTGGGACCGAGGCTCCGGGCGTAGCGCTGCTCATCCGCAACGGCGTGCAGATCAAGAGTCGCGTCCTCCTGAAGATGAGCCAGCCGTGGTGGTGGCCGAACGCGGGTAAGCGACACGAGCCGCGGCGCTACCCGGCGGTCGACCTGCGCGTGTCCGGCCAACGGTGGCTCGTCATGGGCGTGCACTACCCGCCGGGCGGCCCGGCTGGGGGCATGAAGGTCAACCACAAGAACCGCCGCGCATGGCTCGAGTCCAAGAGGGCCGTGCAGGCGTACGCCGCCCGCCACCCGAACCCGCCCGTCCTGGCCGCAGGCGACCTCAACGCGTACGCCTCGGAGTGCCGCCACCACTTTCCCGGCTTCGAGGTGGCCAAGGGCGGCAAGGTGGACCACGCCATGGCCAAGAAGGACCGCGGCGTCCGCCTCGAGTGGGTCAACCGCGACAAGGCTCCGGTTGGCCACGGCTGGGCGACGTTCAAGTTCAGCGCCCCCGGGTAACGACGAGGGTCACTTCGACAGCGCGTGGGCACCGGCGGCGATGTCCTCGAGGAGCGTCGGTCCGCTCGGTGTCCAGCCGAGCAGCTCCTGGGTGCGTGTGCTCGACGCGGTGACGTCCATGCCGAAGAAGCCTCCGATCCAGCCGAAGTGGGCCTGGGCGTCCTCCGCCGCGACCGACACCGTCGGCAGGCGAGGTAGTCGCCGATGCCAGCGGCGATGTCGCGGGAGGCAATGCCGCCCTCCGCCACCGCGTGCACCCGTGCACCCGGAGGGGCTTTCTCCAGCGCGAGTCGGACCGTCCGCGCGGCGTCGCAACGATGCACGGCCGCCCACCGGGTCGAGCCGTCGCCGATGTAGCCGGCCGCTCCGCGTTCCTTCGCGATCCCCATCAACGTTCGCGGTAGCCGCACTGCTCGCCACCGGCCGGACCCCGCGGTCGGCGTAGGACAGGGCGAGGTTCTCGCTGCCGCCACGCATCGAGTCGGCACCGTGGCGCGGTGACTCGTCGTCTTCCGTCAACGGGCGCCCGGTGACACCCGATGCCAGCCCGGAGGCGAGCAGGAACGGCCGGTCGCTGCCCTCGAGCGTGTCGAGCATCCGCAGGACGGCGGCGTGCTCGCTGCGACCGGCGTCGACGTAGTCGGTGAAGTCGTGCTTGAAGGCGAGATGGATGACCCCGTCCGACGCCGCGGCCGCCGCGGCCAGGCCGTCGAGGTCGTCGAGGCTGCCGCGGTGGGCGGTGACGCCCTTCGCCGCGAGGGCGGCGGCCGTGTCGTCGGAGCGGGCGAGGCCGATGACGTCGTGGCCGTGGGCGAGGAGCTCGTCGGTGACGGCCGACCCGATCTAGCCGGAGGCGTCGGTGACGAAGACGCGCTCTAGCACGTGATGTCAGTGGCTGTAATCACTAGACTCCATGGCATGGGTCGATGGGAGCCGGACGCGCAGGGGCGGATGATCCGCGCCGCGATGGAGCTCTTCGCCGAGCGAGGGTTCGAGCAGACGACCGCTGGCGACATCGCCGAGCGTGCCGGCGTGACCGAGCGCACCTTCTTCCGGCACTTCGCCGACAAGCGCGAGGTCCTCTTCGACGGTTCCAAGACCATGGAACGGACGGCGCACGACGCGATCCTGGCCGCGCCCGCCGACCTCGCACCGTTGGACGCGGCGCTGGCCGGGATGGTCGCGGCCGGCGGCCTGCTCGAGGACCGTCGCGACCACATCGTACGCCGCTCCCAGATCGTCGCGGCCAACCCGAGCCTGCACGAGCGCGAGCTGCTGAAGCTCGCGGCGCTGACCGATGCGACAGCCGAGGCGTTGCGCACCCGAGGGGTCGCCGAGCCCACCGCCAACCTCGCCGCCCACAGCGCGGTGACCGTCTTCCAGGTGGCGTTCGCGCGCTGGGTCGCCGCGGAGGAGCGGCCCGGCTTCGCCGCCTACATCGCAGCGGACGCAGCGGCACTACGCGCCCTGAGATAGCGGCTCAAACTCGGTCGATGCTCCCGTTCACGCCCCTTTGCCTTCGAGCAGGGCGGCCGAGCGTGACGTGCTGCTTGGCGGGCATGACGGTGTCGAGACCGAACCAGATGTCGTCGTTGCGTCAGGATGTGGCGGCATAGCTCGCGGCTCGCTGTGCGGAGAGCAGCGCTTCGGCGTCGTGCAACGTGGCGTCGTTGATGGCGCCTTCGAACGCGATCGCGTTACCGTCGCCGACGTCCTTCCCGCGGAGAAGGAAGGTCAGCCGTCATGATATGGCTGCCTCAGTAGCGGCCGAGGGTGCCGCGGTGTTTGGCGATTCGTTCGCCGAGGCCGAAGGCTGCGATCCCGGTGGCTAGGTAGGTCAGCGAGACGGTGAGGAGCCAGACGAGGCCGCCCTGGCCCCAGGGGTCGGTGACTGGCTGGTCGGTGAACAGGGTCCGGTAGAGGCTGCCGACCCCGTCGGTGAGTGGGAAGAAGTGGCCGATCGTCGCCCACCAGTTCGGCACCGTGATCAGCGGGATGGCGCTGGCGCTGAAGAGCATCACCATCGTCAGTACGAAGTCGTTGGCGAGCTGGATCCGTTTCCAGACCAGGGTCGCTCCGGCGATGATCAGCGATACCCCGATGGCGGCCAGCGTGATCAGGAATGCCGGGATCAGGGCGGCGGCGTTCCAGTCGATCCGGATGTCGGTGAACGGGGCCACGATGGCGAACGTGCCTGCGGCGACGAAGAGCGTCTCGATCAAGGCGGCCACCACTCGCCCGGCGGCTGCTACCAGCCAGGACGGGAGTGGTGAGAGGTAGACCTGCTCGATGGTGCCGGTCTGGATCTCGGCGAGGAGCCGCCAGAACATCTTGACGACTTGCATGTAGAAGAAGGTGAACGGCAGGAACCAGACGAGCATGATGGACACGGTCTCGCTGTCGAGGGTCCATTCGACCTGTCCGCGGACGATGTTCTCGCCCGCGCCGAGCAGCGGCCCGAGCAGCAGGATGAACACGCCGAACATCGGTAGTTCGATGAGGATCTGCAGCCGTTCCGACCAGGCGAATCGCAGTCCCTTGCGGACCTCGTTTCCTACGGCGACGAGGAATCTCGGCGTCATCGGGGACTCACTCCTCCCTCGCTCTTGGCCTTGCGGATGTTGCGTGCATAGACGGTGAGGCCAATTGCGACGAACACCGTTGTGTGGACCAGCAGGAGCGGCAGCGTTCCGTCTGCCCAGGCGGCCGACAGCGGCTCGCCGGCGAGCGTGGTGTTAAGCGCCTGGACTCCCACGGCGGTCGGGATGAGCCGGGCGGCGGCTTCCAGGGCGTCAGGGAAGACGGAGATCGGTACGATCATGCCGCCGAAGAACATGATCACCATGTTGAACACATGGGTGATGGCGCCGATGCTCGCGACCCGCACCGTCATCGCGACGATCAGCAGGCCGTAGCCCATGGCGTCGAGGAGGGTGAGCAGCGCCGGGACGATCGCGGACGGGTGCGGCGCGTACTGCAGGCCGAAGGCCGCGACGAAGCCGATCCAGAGGACGGCTGCGGCGGCCATGCCCTGCAAGGCCAGTGCGGTGACTCTGCCGAGGACGCTCGTGATCGCTGTGATCGGGCTCAGCTGCGTCTGTTCGAGCGTGCCGCCGTTGATCTCTTCGGCGATGCCGCCCGCGCCTTCGACCGCCAGGGCTGCGGCGATCACCACCGCCATCAGCGCCGGCAAGGTGCGGATCATGAGGTCTTCGACGACGTGCCCGCCACCGATGAAGAAGTTGACGCCCAGGTAGACGGCGGCGTTCATGAGCATGCCGACGACCGCCATAGCCCAGCGTCGCTTGGCCAGGCGCAGTCCCTTCCCGACCTCGTTGGCCCACAGGCGGATCTGCGGGGCCGTGCTGGTGGCGTGGGCCGGGATCACCGCGGTGCTCATACGGCGCGCTCCTCCGCTGCGGGCTCGTCGTGGACGAGCCGGATGAAGACCTCTTCGAGGCTGGGCTGCGCCTTGGTCACCGCCGACAGTGGAGCGCCGGTCTCCCTGAGCTTGTCGAGGAAGTCGTACAGCGCCCCGGTGTCGGCGTCGGGCAGGACGACCTGGGTCGCGGCGCCGTCCTGGCTGACCCTCGCGCCCTCAGGAAGCGAGGCGCGCAGGCCGTCGAGCGGGGCGTCGAGGCGTACCTCGAAGCGGTTCTCCGCGTGGCGGGCCAGGAGTTCGGCCGTGGGCAGGTCGGCGATGATCTCGCCCTGCCTGATCACGGCGATCCGGTCGGAAAGTTCCTGGGCAGCCTGCAGCTGGTGCGTGGTGAGCACGATGGTCTTGGCCTCGTCGCGGGCGAGGCGACTGATCCAGTCCTTGAAGGTCCGGGCTGCCTCCACGTCGAGGCCGAGGGTCGGCTCGTCGAGCAGGAGGATCTGCGGGTCGCTGATGAGCGCGGCCGCCACGGCCACCTTCTGCTGCATACCGCGGGAGAACCCGCCGACGACCTGGTGGCGCCGGTCCCACAGGCCCAGCTCGGTCAGCAGGCGTCTCGCCCGCGGTTTGATCTCGGCGCCGCGCAGGCCCTTGAGGCGGCCGAAGTACATCAGGTTCTCCCAGGCCGACATCGGCCAGTAGACGTTGCGCGACCCCTCCAGCACCGCGCCGACGAGGCGGACGGCCGCGGCGCGTTCGCGGCGGATGTCGTGACCGCCGATACGGACAGTGCCCGCGGTGGGCGTGATCAGTCCTGCGGTCATCTTGATGATCGTGGTCTTGCCCGCGCCGTTGGGGCCGAGCAGGCCGATGACCTGGCCCCACGGCACGGACAGGGTGGTCGGCTGGACGGCCGTGAGCGCCTTGTCACCACGCCCGTAGGTCTTCGCAAGCCCCAGGAGTTCGATCGCGTCGGTCATGACGCCTCCAGACTTATGCCATAAGTTCATAGCCGAAGCTATGACTTATGGTGTAAGTTGTCAAGGGTGGCGACGAAGATCTCCGAGGCGGAGGCCAAACGCGAGCCGCTGAGCAGGGATCGCATTCTGCGCGCGGCCCTGCGCTATATCGACGAGCACGGACTGGAGCAACTGAGCATGCACAAGCTCGGTACCGTCCTCGGCGTCGAGGCCATGTCGTTGTACAACCACGTCGCGAACAAGGGCGACGTGCTCGACGGTGTCGTCGGTGTCCTTTGGGAGGAGGTCGAGACGGCCGCCGACCCGGGCGGGGACTGGCGGGAGAACTATCAGCGCTTCGCCCGCGCGATCCGCGACGTGCTTGGCCAGCACCCCAGGGCCGTGCCGCTTGTGCCGTTCCGGCCGGTCATGACCAACGCCTCGCTACGGGCCGTCCAGACCCAGGTCGCGGTCGCCGTGGAGTCCGGGGTGGACACCCCCGAGGCGTATGCGCTGCTGCGCACCGTCACCTCCTACGCGCTCGGCCATGCGGCGATCTACACGAACTGGGAACTGGCGTGCGCCTCCTGCGCCCCCGCGGTCACCGACCTGTTGCGCGCGGACACCCCCGACGAGCTCGCCGCGGTCGCCGAAGTCTTCTGCGGCCAGTCCGACCCTGAGGCCCAGTTCGAGCTCGGCCTCGACCGCATGCTCCGCGACCGCTGACGACAGCGACCGCAGGTAGCCGTCCTCACCGGCCGGTATCCAGGTAGCCGGCGTCGGTCGCGGCGACGACCGCGGCGGTACGGTCGTCCACGCCGAGCTTGGCGAACACATGCAACAGGTGCGTCTTGATCGTGGACAGGCTCAGGTGCATCGTGCCGGCGATCTCCTTGTTCGTGCATCCCGCGGCGACGAGCCGAAGGATCTCCGTCTCCCGACGGCTCAGCCCCTGCGACGCCGGCGCCCGCACCTGGTTCATCAACCGGGTGGCCACCCGTGGGGACACCGCCGACTCACCTCGGGCCGCCGCCCGAACGGCGGCGAGCAGGTCGTCATGGCTCGCGTCCTTCAGCAGGTAGCCGGTCGCACCCGCGCCCACCGCCTTGGCGATGTCGGCGTCGCTGTCGTATGTGGTGAGCACGAGCACGCGGACGTCGGGTAGCCGCCGGCACAGGCTCGCGGTGGCGGTCGCCCCGTCGACCTCGGGCATCCGCAGGTCCATCAGCACGACATCGGGGCGCAGGGCGTTCGCCAGCGCGAGCGCCTCCGCACCGTCGCACGCCTCACCCACCAGGTCGACGCCGTCGGCCTGCTCGAGCACCGTACGCAGACCCAGCCGCACCAACGGATGGTCGTCGGCGACCAGCACCCGGACCGTCATGCGACCGGCACCTGTGCCGCCACCGACGTGCCCGCACCCGGCGCACTTTCCACGGTCAGCGAGCCACCTACCGCGGCGACGCGCTCGTGCATGGTCGCGAGCCCGAGTCCGCCGTCGCGGCCGGCCACCGCGGACACGGTTGGGTCGAAGCCGGCACCGTCATCGGTGACGTCGAGGGCCACCACGTCACCGATGTACGACAGTGTCACCGTCGCCTCCCGGGCCCGGGAGTGCCGGCGGACGTTCGCCAGGGCCTCCTCCGCCATGCGCAATAGCGCGGTCTCCGTCCCCGCCGGTAGCCGCCGCGGGTCCCCGGTGACCTCGGTCCGCACCGCGATGCCGGCCTGCCCGGCGAGACGGTCGGCCACCGTGGCGACCGCTTGGTGCAGTGTCTGCTGCTCCAGCGCCTCCGGGCGCAGGTCCCACACCAGGCCGCGGACGTCGTGCAACCCGCTGCGCGCGGTCGTCAGTGCCCGGTCCAACGTCACAGCCGTCTCCGGTGCACCGTCCCGGTACGAGGTCCGCGCGGCCTCAAGCAGCAGCACGATGCTGGCCAGGTTCTGGGTGAGCGTGTCGTGCAGGTCCGCGGCGAGCCGGCCGCGTTCGGCGAGCACACCGGCGCGGCGCTGCTCGGTGGCAAGCTCCGCGCGCGCCGCCGCCACCTGCCTGTCCAGGTATACGCACAACGCGACCAGGCCGAACACGGCGGCAGTCCCGGTGACAGCACCGAGGCTCATACCCTGCCAGTTCAGCGGGCCACCGAGTGAACCCTGCACACCGGACGCGAGCACGGTCACCGTGACTACCGCCGTGACGACTCCCAGGGCAACGCGCCAGTCGAGGTACCCGAACAGCTGGGCGACCATGACCACGCCGACGACGCCGTAGCCGCGGTCCACGGCCAGCAGCCCGATCCACAGCACCGTGCCGACCAGGAGATAGGCCAGCAACGCGGCACCGGAACGCTCCAGCCGCTGGAACGCCCGCAGGTTCCAGTAGCCGTACCACCCGCCGAACGCGGCGGCGAGCAGAACGGTGACTGGCCACAGTCTGGTCGCCGAGAGCAGCGCACCGACGCTGGCCGCTGCCAGGGCGAGGTAGAGCACACCGTGGCACGACCACGCCACCAGCTGGCGCCGCCAGGCACGACGAACTGGCCCACCGGTACCCACACGCGCTTCGGCAGGAGCAGATGGTGCCTGTTCAGCACTCACGACGCTCCATTGCACCACGGTTTCGCCGTCTCCGGTATCGACCAGACGACCGATGCCTTGGGTCGACCGAACGGCCGCACCGAACCGGCGGCACGACCGATGGGCACAGCGTCGAGCCGGCTGGAGGCTGACGGATAGACCCGGATATGCGAGGTGACCTATGGCCATGGACCCGTCGACACGAGTGTCCGACCGGGATCGCGACACCGTGCTTCGGCTACTCGGCGAGCAGGCTGCCCTGGGCAGGCTGACCTACGCCGAGCTCGACGAACGCACCGACGCCGCACTGACCGCCCGCACCTGGGGTGACCTGCACGCGCTCACCGCCGATCTCCCGGTCGATGCCGTGCTGCGCGGCGAACCGACCGAACCCCCGCC
The sequence above is drawn from the Streptosporangiales bacterium genome and encodes:
- a CDS encoding ATP-binding cassette domain-containing protein, which produces MNLWHKSGGVMTDAIELLGLAKTYGRGDKALTAVQPTTLSVPWGQVIGLLGPNGAGKTTIIKMTAGLITPTAGTVRIGGHDIRRERAAAVRLVGAVLEGSRNVYWPMSAWENLMYFGRLKGLRGAEIKPRARRLLTELGLWDRRHQVVGGFSRGMQQKVAVAAALISDPQILLLDEPTLGLDVEAARTFKDWISRLARDEAKTIVLTTHQLQAAQELSDRIAVIRQGEIIADLPTAELLARHAENRFEVRLDAPLDGLRASLPEGARVSQDGAATQVVLPDADTGALYDFLDKLRETGAPLSAVTKAQPSLEEVFIRLVHDEPAAEERAV
- a CDS encoding response regulator is translated as MTVRVLVADDHPLVRLGLRTVLEQADGVDLVGEACDGAEALALANALRPDVVLMDLRMPEVDGATATASLCRRLPDVRVLVLTTYDSDADIAKAVGAGATGYLLKDASHDDLLAAVRAAARGESAVSPRVATRLMNQVRAPASQGLSRRETEILRLVAAGCTNKEIAGTMHLSLSTIKTHLLHVFAKLGVDDRTAAVVAATDAGYLDTGR
- a CDS encoding TetR family transcriptional regulator, giving the protein MKSTAAKRTRKEPAQRRAEIIEVAVALADEIGLDRLTGRDIAARMGVAPGLLHHYFPQIDDLIVEAFRHVVTTDIEQLADGLDDLPATEALTEFRTRSLARRREAVLALWMSAWVTASRRPKLAREVDRQMAAGVDLLARVIDKGRRAREFATDDSAQSAWRILVTLAGIAVQRSIRPATQRADDLSHVVREVAERELDLSAGTLANDTRE
- a CDS encoding ABC transporter permease encodes the protein MTPRFLVAVGNEVRKGLRFAWSERLQILIELPMFGVFILLLGPLLGAGENIVRGQVEWTLDSETVSIMLVWFLPFTFFYMQVVKMFWRLLAEIQTGTIEQVYLSPLPSWLVAAAGRVVAALIETLFVAAGTFAIVAPFTDIRIDWNAAALIPAFLITLAAIGVSLIIAGATLVWKRIQLANDFVLTMVMLFSASAIPLITVPNWWATIGHFFPLTDGVGSLYRTLFTDQPVTDPWGQGGLVWLLTVSLTYLATGIAAFGLGERIAKHRGTLGRY
- a CDS encoding DUF1707 domain-containing protein, which codes for MDPSTRVSDRDRDTVLRLLGEQAALGRLTYAELDERTDAALTARTWGDLHALTADLPVDAVLRGEPTEPPPQRRRRSRLCLLCLVPFVLAGLAASLGTVGPVGLLVAVPLCIVIAAKAGGSPRSWCR
- a CDS encoding TetR family transcriptional regulator yields the protein MGRWEPDAQGRMIRAAMELFAERGFEQTTAGDIAERAGVTERTFFRHFADKREVLFDGSKTMERTAHDAILAAPADLAPLDAALAGMVAAGGLLEDRRDHIVRRSQIVAANPSLHERELLKLAALTDATAEALRTRGVAEPTANLAAHSAVTVFQVAFARWVAAEERPGFAAYIAADAAALRALR
- a CDS encoding TrpB-like pyridoxal phosphate-dependent enzyme, which gives rise to MSTVHQHKFVLDESELPTRWYNLCADLPEPPPPPLHPGTREPIDPDALTPLFPMDLIAQEVTTDRYVDIPAEVQDAYRLWRPSPLYRAHRLEAALGTPAHIYYKYEGVSPAGSHKPNTSVPQAFYNAQAGVRKLTTETGAGQWGTALAFACALFDLECEVWQVGASYDQKPYRRMMMETYGATVHRSPSRLTESGRAFPDDHPGSLGLAISEAVEVAGQADDTRYSLGSVLNHVLMHQTVIGEEALLQFERAGEMPDLIVGCTGGGSNFGGLTFPFIQEKLAGRMSPVIRAVEPAACPSLTRGTYEYDFGDTSGLTPLLKMHTLGHDFVPDPIHAGGLRYHGMAPLTSHIYELGLLEAVAIPQRECFAAAVQFARAEGIVSAPEPTHALAACVREALSCKDSGEEKVILTALCGHGMLDLAAYDAYLAGQIVDNDLTEEALQASLRTVPQPAG
- a CDS encoding ABC transporter permease; the protein is MSTAVIPAHATSTAPQIRLWANEVGKGLRLAKRRWAMAVVGMLMNAAVYLGVNFFIGGGHVVEDLMIRTLPALMAVVIAAALAVEGAGGIAEEINGGTLEQTQLSPITAITSVLGRVTALALQGMAAAAVLWIGFVAAFGLQYAPHPSAIVPALLTLLDAMGYGLLIVAMTVRVASIGAITHVFNMVIMFFGGMIVPISVFPDALEAAARLIPTAVGVQALNTTLAGEPLSAAWADGTLPLLLVHTTVFVAIGLTVYARNIRKAKSEGGVSPR
- a CDS encoding MBL fold metallo-hydrolase; amino-acid sequence: MCGQNRWPRVRQPLVQDGTSHSGRDPHLRAARRPAPAGQRVVCGTDRDVFVDAGLGLVSLRANLPGLFDRDPMLVVTHTHLDHSGGAYEFADVAVHPAEADMVERPGPTSLFARELFALLGIADADFIAALPEVPVETYPSPGFDPAAFAIRPAAVTRTVQEGDRIDLGDRQLTVVHLPGHSPGSIGLLDEHAGTLFSGDALYDGVLDTVAGSDVSQYRSTMQRLSTTACDVVYPGHGTAISPARAHEIATRYLRSRLQTD